Proteins from one Panthera leo isolate Ple1 chromosome D1, P.leo_Ple1_pat1.1, whole genome shotgun sequence genomic window:
- the LOC122200880 gene encoding olfactory receptor 51A7-like has product MSVLNTSEMEISTFFLIGIPGMEHAHIWVLIPICLMYLLAILGNCTILFFIKTETSLHAPMYYFLSMLAFSDLGLSISSLPTMLRIFLFNATGISPNGCFAQEFFIHGFSAIESSVLLIMSIDHFIAIYSSLRYTSILTSARVFKIGLIFAALCIMFALPFPFILKRLKFCRKSLLSHSYCLHLDVMKLACSDNRVNVIYGLFVALTSLLYLGCISVSYMLILKLILGIASHKGHLKVLNTCISHICAVFIFYVPIVTLAALHRFAKKCFPSH; this is encoded by the coding sequence ATGTCAGTCTTGAACACCTCTGAAATGGAAATCTCTACCTTCTTCCTCATTGGGATCCCAGGCATGGAGCATGCTCACATTTGGGTCTTGATCCCTATTTGCCTCATGTACCTCCTTGCCATCCTGGGGAACTGCACTATcctctttttcataaaaacagagacCTCTCTGCATGCTCCAATGTATTATTTTCTCTCCATGCTGGCCTTTTCTGACCTGGGACTTTCCATCTCCTCCCTTCCAACCATGCTGAGAATCTTCTTGTTCAATGCCACTGGAATTTCCCCCAATGGCTGCTTTGCCCAAGAGTTTTTCATTCATGGATTCTCAGCTATAGAGTCATCAGTTCTTCTCATCATGTCCATAGATCACTTCATAGCCATCTACAGCTCTCTGAGATACACCTCCATCCTGACCAGTGCCAGAGTCTTTAAAATCGGCCTCATATTTGCTGCATTATGTATCATGTTtgccctccctttcccctttatTCTGAAGAGGCTGAAATTCTGTAGGAAAAGCCTTCTATCCCACTCCTACTGCCTCCACCTGGATGTCATGAAGCTGGCCTGTTCTGACAACAGGGTCAACGTTATCTACGGACTCTTTGTGGCTCTTACATCCTTATTGTACTTGGGGTGCATTTCTGTGTCTTACATGTTGATCTTGAAACTTATTCTAGGCATTGCCTCACACAAGGGCCACCTCAAGGTCCTCAACACCTGCATCTCCCACATCTGTGCTGTGTTCATCTTCTATGTGCCTATCGTCACCTTGGCTGCCCTTCATCGCTTTGCTAAAAAATGTTTCCCCAGTCATTAG
- the LOC122200575 gene encoding olfactory receptor 51A4-like has protein sequence MFTVNSSETEISTFFLIGIPGMEHAHIWVSIPICLMYLIAILGNCTILFFIKTEPSLHEPMYYFLSMLALSDLGLSLSSLPTMLRIFLFNAPGISPDACFAQEFFIHGFSAMESSVLLIMSFDRFIAICNPLRYTSILTSARVTKIGLAFSFKNVLLILPFPLTLKHLRYCKKTLLSHSYCLHQDVMKLACSDNKVNVIYGLFVAVTGTLDLGFIFMSYMMILKAVLSIASQKQRLKVLNTCVSHICAVLIFYVPIFSLTVIYRFAKHSSPIVRIFMADVFLLVPPLMNPIVYCVKSQQIRNMVLGKLCQKHS, from the coding sequence ATGTTCACCGTCAACAGCTCTGAAACTGAAATTTCTACCTTCTTCCTGATTGGGATCCCAGGGATGGAGCATGCCCACATTTGGGTCTCCATACCTATTTGCCTCATGTACCTCATTGCCATCCTGGGGAACtgtaccattctgtttttcataaaaacagaacCATCTCTGCACGAACCCATGTACTATTTTCTCTCCATGTTGGCTCTCTCTGACCTAGGACTGTCCCTCTCATCTCTCCCTACCATGCTAAGGATATTCTTGTTCAATGCTCCAGGAATTTCCCCTGATGCCTGCTTCGCCCAAGAATTTTTTATTCATGGATTCTCAGCTATGGAGTCATCAGTTCTTCTCATCATGTCCTTTGATCGATTTATTGCCATCTGCAACCCTCTGAGATACACTTCCATCCTGACTAGTGCCAGAGTCACCAAAATtggacttgctttttctttcaaaaatgttctgTTGATCCTCCCTTTCCCTTTGACCCTAAAACATCTAAGATACTGTAAGAAGACCCTCCTTTCCCATTCCTACTGCCTCCATCAGGATGTCATGAAGCTGGCCTGCTCTGACAACAAGGTCAATGTCATCTATGGCTTATTTGTGGCTGTCACAGGCACCCTAGACTTAGGATTTATTTTCATGTCCTATATGATGATACTGAAAGCAGTATTGAGCATAGCATCACAGAAACAAAGGCTCAAGGTCCTCAACACCTGCGTGTCCCACATCTGTGCTGTGCTCATCTTCTATGTTCCCATTTTCTCTCTAACTGTTATCTACCGGTTTGCCAAACACAGCTCCCCAATAGTTAGGATCTTCATGGCTGATGTTTTCCTGTTGGTACCTCCACTGATGAATCCCATTGTATACTGTGTGAAGAGCCAACAGATAAGAAATATGGTTTTAGGGAAGCTGTGTCAGAAACACAGCTGA